In Thermofilum pendens Hrk 5, the sequence GCGAACCAGGAGCTCATGCTTGTTGAAGGTCAACCCTTATATACTACGTTCGTTACTACTTTTGGGGAAGACGATGGGTGGCTACGTTACCGTCTCCGCTAAGGTTAGGAGGGAGCTTAAAGAGGAGGCGGAGAGGCTGGGTATCAGGATTTCCGAGGTTCTTAGGCGCGCGTTGGAGGAGGAGGTTAAGCGGCGCAAGCTGGAGGAGCTCGAGAAGAGGCTCGAAGCCATGCGCGGCGCG encodes:
- a CDS encoding type II toxin-antitoxin system CcdA family antitoxin yields the protein MGGYVTVSAKVRRELKEEAERLGIRISEVLRRALEEEVKRRKLEELEKRLEAMRGALERIDVERVVRGIREDRER